CCACCACAGCTGTCGAGCGGTGGGaaacaaaacaaacaaacaaaaaaaagaggaatggGAGGAAGGGGCAGCCATGGCCGTCGCCTCCCCGGCAGGCGCTgcggcccgccgtcccggcACCCTCCCGCACCACCCCCCTGCGGTCGCCGCAGCCCGCCATCCCAGTCCCCTCTTGGGCCCCCTCCCGTGGCCCGCTGTCCCGaacccctcccgcggccgccgcagcCCGGCCCTCTTCCGGCGCCGCtggcctcgcgggaggagaaaaaaggagaagaaggaaagataggaaggaaggagaagaagagaagaaaaaagaaaagaaaaaaaagaaaaggaaagaaaaggaaagaaaaaaaagagaagaaaaaaaaggaaagaaaaagaaaataaagaaaataaataaataaataaatatgtatataaatgaacgaataaataaataagataataaataaatatattttaatgaaataaaataataaataaataaataaataaaaataaatattagtaaatatttaatcaattttatcacctagttagaaaatttgttagagagataaatggtcatcagaagaataaaaataatttatactaataattataatattttatacatttattattgtattatactataaatataatattatattataatttatcataatacattgatatgttatgttaaataatttaatattatattaaattattatcctatagtatataatattataatactaaattataataatattatattatattacattaatattatactgtatcatatatttatgtataaatatatattagattttattatgctttgttgtataatactaataatgttctttatggtcattttgtcatacaaaagtaattttttaggttgtttaccaaacaaatgttaaagcgccccaatattttagaaatgtagttaccaaacagcaaacggctttttataaaagctttacttccaacagctctactgccaacagctccccaaacagggccttagactTCTTATATTTGTTTACATCCAACAGTTCTAAGTAGATATTGAAATCTTAAGTTGATCTTTTAGAACTGATGCGGATTCGGTTTTTTAGAAATTGTATAGTTAAGACATACCATAATATGAAATGAATAAGGAGGTACTCAAAAGGAGAGAAAAGCTGTAAGATCTTCTTTCGGTAAATCCACTGATATACATCTTATGCCTGTTGTCTGCTTCAAGTTTTGAACCTTTAACTTTTCCTTTAACATCATTCTTTCTCTTTTGCCTTTTCGTTTTATCCTATTAATCAAGAAAGCATCCAATTCCACAAATCATCATCACTTTAAATCCCCCTTGAGGTGTAATCCTCATTGGTGGTTGCAGCCCTTGTGAGATTgaacaagagggagagggaagatgGTAGCCTTAAAGGTATTTGGACAGCCAGCATCCACAGATGTTGCCAGGGTGCTGACATGCCTCTTCGAGAAGAACTTGGAGTTCCAACTCATTCGTATCGACACATTCAAGGGAGAGCACAGGATCCCTGAGTTTCTTCGGCTACAGGCAAGTCATTTTTGATAATCCTTCTATTCGTCGCATTTCTTTCAAGTTGCATCAGTAGTAGTATAGCATTTCACTTGTAAGAAGACAACTGCTGGCTCTTCTTCCGTTCACTCTAGCAGGATCCTGCTGGCCGAGTAACCTTCAAAGATGGGAAGCTCACTCTTGTTGGTATGTTGTCCCTAGATACTTTGTTGTGCACTCATCTTCTTATAGGAATCCTGATCAACATCCAAAGGCAGAGTGATTCTTTCATCCTTTCAGATTCAAGATATATTTGCCGGCACATTTCGGAGAAGTATCCGGATGAGGGAAACAAGACCCTTTTCGGAACCGGCATTCTTGAGAGGGCATTGGTTGAGCAATGGCTGCAATCAGAAGCTCTGACCTTTGAACCTCCAAGCTCAACTCTAGTCTTCCATCTCGCTTTCGCTGCACCATTAGGCTTCCATCCTGATCGGTCTTTGATTGAGAAAAATGAGAAGAAGCTGGCCAGGGTTCTCGACACATATGAATGGAGGTTGGGAGAGAATGAGTACTTGGCAGGGGACGAGTTCACGCTTGCAGACCTCTCCCACCTCCCCAACGCACACTACCTTGTACCGAAGACGGAGAGGGGACGCAAGCTTTTCACTGCAAGGAAGAATGTGGATAGGTGGTGGAAGGCAATCTCATCTCGGCCCTCATGGAAGCAGGTGGTCCAAATGCAGTGTGAGCATCCCGGACAACTTGAGAAACTGAACGTTTAGAGTTGCAGATGTAAAACCAAGATAGCTGTGTGCTTTGGCTTCCTTTCCTTTGTTGTGTTTGTCTATCGCTATGGACTTCCTCTTTGATATAAGAGGATAGGCTAAGAGAATATGGAAGTTTGTGTCCTCTGAATAAAAACATTTACACATAATTCAGTTAGTTTATCAGCCAAAACCTGTCACCTGGAATTTTATGTTTCTACTCCTGGACATATGCATCGTTTCCTCCCGTTGGCCTTCGATCTTTTTACATTTATTGTCCTTCTATATCAAAGGAGTAGCAATTTACAACTTAGGAAGGATTCCTAGTCGGAGCAAATTAAGATTGTTATACAACATATATCTGAACCATGGATTGATAAAAAGAAATATCAGAATGGTTGATGGATGATCGAAGCATCTGCATTGTTGACATGATCTATAGATATTTGAACCTGAACTCCACCCTGAATTCGTGGTACAAAAGGACACTGCAACATTGCAGCATTGCATATGGAAAACCGAAGCAGGCAAACTATGGACTCAAAATAGGCAGCTTAAAGCAAAACATATGTATTTACTTGTAATGAACTGCGTTGTTATTTCCCAACTTCTATACCCTCCAATCCTCTCCACATCCAC
Above is a genomic segment from Phoenix dactylifera cultivar Barhee BC4 chromosome 2, palm_55x_up_171113_PBpolish2nd_filt_p, whole genome shotgun sequence containing:
- the LOC103708688 gene encoding glutathione S-transferase F9-like, coding for MVALKVFGQPASTDVARVLTCLFEKNLEFQLIRIDTFKGEHRIPEFLRLQDPAGRVTFKDGKLTLVDSRYICRHISEKYPDEGNKTLFGTGILERALVEQWLQSEALTFEPPSSTLVFHLAFAAPLGFHPDRSLIEKNEKKLARVLDTYEWRLGENEYLAGDEFTLADLSHLPNAHYLVPKTERGRKLFTARKNVDRWWKAISSRPSWKQVVQMQCEHPGQLEKLNV